In a single window of the Danio aesculapii chromosome 20, fDanAes4.1, whole genome shotgun sequence genome:
- the cimip2c gene encoding protein FAM166C A: protein MLIYSAMTFRGNGTLITHNNAAYIPTSLMPGYCGHIPTTKFLYGETFGNSSLKYFQNTRSATMASSKSHYNKAGAFLSTQTQDSVLILPYWLRYNTDFRRQKEIKDFSMLSLKHRENYKDKTGTVQPVNYFAVPVKVTEKKPEGTT, encoded by the exons ATGCTTATCTATTCAGCCATGACTTTCAGGGGAAATGGGACTCTCATAACGCATAACAACGCAGCCTACATTCCAACGTCTCTGATGCCAGG GTACTGTGGACACATTCCTACCACAAAATTCCTGTATGGAGAAACCTTTGGCAACTCAAGCCTAAAGTATTTTCAAAACACCCGCTCTGCCACGATGGCCTCAAGCAAAAGCCATTACAACAAGGCTGGTGCATTTCTGAGCACCCAAACGCAAGACAGTGTCCTCATCCTACCCTACTGGCTGCGCTATAACACTGACTTCAGAAGACAGAAGGAGATCAAGGACTTCAGCATG CTGTCCCTGAAGCACAGGGAAAATTACAAAGATAAGACGGGCACAGTGCAGCCTGTCAATTATTTTGCAGTGCCAGTAAAAGTGACTGAGAAGAAGCCTGAAGGGACAACGTAA